TTGAGGAGGTGGGCCCAGTGGTCAGGAGGCTCCCGAAGACCGAGGGAACCACGGAGGAAGGATGGATTCGAGGCTCTTGGCCGGAGCAGAGAGCACCTTGGgcagatcacagagggagaaggtggagtTTATCAACACCCCGGCTTTGAGGGACAAGAAGTGGGCGTTGGTAGAGGCCTCAACACTCACCAGTCCATAAGCATCGTGGACGTATGTGTCATATCCGGTCTCTTCTAGGAAAGCCGAGGTCTTGGCTTCCTCAGGAACCAggcagaggaaactgagacacaagaCCCTAGGTGAGGAGGGGCACTGGCTGGGctgccctgctcctccccacttcaCCTCCAGCTCCGAGGGAGCAATGCCTCCTGGGCTGCGCCTCGTCCCAGCTATGGCCAAAGACAGAACAAACCTCAAGTGGCTGAGATTTCCGGATAGCTCCCTACCTGTTGACGATCTCAGTCACTGCTGTTTTGCCATCCGAGTtggtggcaggggctgggggaggctttGTGGAGGGCTGAAAGCTGGAGTTGAGGAAGCCGTCTGTGAAGTAGGGGTCTTCCTCCAGATCTCTGTGGCATCaacgaatgaatgaacaagtgcaggggtgtggggggccaTGAGGGTCCCATCGGCCTGAGGCCTCCCAGAGGCACAGGGTTCCACTTACAGGGTGTCCTCGTAGCTCTCGGGCTCGGGTGAGCCCCGGGCCACATAATGGCGGCCCTCCAGGTTGCACAGGACCAGGCCGTGGATGACCTGCTCGTGTGGCTTCTGCAGCAGCTCCTCGAATAACCGCAGGGTGGTGATGCTGATCTGGGTAAGAAAGGATCAGCGGGACCCCGGTTCTAGTGGTCCTGGGAATTGCTTACTCGGATAAGAAAAGAGCAGGCGGCAGgttttggggggagtggggggcagtcCTCTGGGAGGAGTGCTGGTCTGGGAGCTGGAAGTCTGCCCGGTTCTGGTTCTATTACTAATTTGATGTGTGTTATCAAGTGAGCCAACTGGcttttctgtttccatggctGAAAAACGGAATAGCAGCCTCACCTCGCTCGGAGTAGCTACAAGCCTCAAACAAGCCAAGTGAATATGAAATAggtttggaaaacagaaaatcacaCAGCAAGCATCTGGTCACAGAAAATCACTGTGTGACAAAAGCAGTCACTGTTTTTGGGGGGTATGCATTTCAGTGCCTCAAAGGCAGTACCACCTGGTAAGCTGATGCAAGAGGGCTGAAACACTCAGGAGACCCCTTGGGCAGGAGTTGGTTGGTAGGTGCCAGAAGGATGACACCCCCCTTCCCCGCCTCACCTCGTCCGAGAGGTGGTCGCAGTGCCCGATGAGGTGAGCACACAGAGTGCGGGGGCCGTCGTCAGGGGCTGCAGGCTGTGGGTCTGTGCCCAGGAGGAAAGCCACAGCCTCTCGCAGCAGCACAGGGGAGCGGAGCTGACGCAGCATGGCCGTGAACAAGGCGGTGGAGGTCAGGACACTCTGCTCAGAGCTACAGGGAGAGAGCGCTGAGCCAGGCCTGGGGGCTGAGAGCCAGGTGGGGGATGGCCAGGAGTAAATGAATGTGGGGGTGACAGAACCCTTTCCTGGTTTCCTTCTGCCTTGGCTGGTATTTCTCTGTTTGCTCCCTAGCTCTCCTGAGGTCCTGGAGTCAGCCCACATGGCTCTGAGCCACCTGTGTGTCAGGAGGCCAAGCCTGGCAAACATTAAACATGGACCTACAGACCCATGTAACTCTGGCCAAGGAGTTCCTGGCCTTAGGAATGAGTAGGGGCCCAGTGGGGCGAGCAAATGGGTCCAGCCCCAGAGAACGGGACACAGACTTACACATGCAGGAGGTGGGGCTGCAGAATCTCCACGAAAAACTTCTCAGCCACAGCCTTTGCCAAGGCCTCGGCAACCACCTAGGTACCAAGGACATGTCTTAAGCATGTTTTACCTCCGTGACAGTTTTCCACTGAGAAACTACTGTGTCCTTGCACAGTGTCTAACACAATAGGCAGGCCAAGGGCCCTGCCTAGCTCCTGAGAGGTCCACTGGGTCCTCAAGGTGGAcacagggaagggagtggggtcAACCGCAGGGCACTCCCCCAGAGGGTCCCACTGGGGCCCACCCCTGCTCACCGTATGTGCCTCTGTGATGAGGTGGTCACAGTAATCAAACCAGCCCAAAAAGGCAGCCAAGTCCTCCTTGCCAGGGAAGGAAGCTTCATCGGATGGGGCACTGGGCAACCTGAGGGGGAGCAAGGGAGGGGCTGTGAGGCGTGCCTCAGGGATGTTCCAGAATCTGGGCCCCTTCTCCCTGCAACCTCTGTGgccagtgccaggtggaagaaggaggggggaagcaaAAGTGATGTTCCCTTGGAGGGAAAGCCCGTGAGGATGGGctgtgccctccagaagagagtGGCCAGCAAGGATCCCCAACCCTCCTAGAGAACCAGAGGACAGGGAGGGCTTCTAGCCACTTAAAAAATAGCCCAAcccagcttccccccacccccaagagccTACCTCCAGCTGATGCCCTCTAGTGCAGCAATGTCCGCTGGGTCcaggaaggggggcagggactGGTATAACTGGCAGAGGTGCTCGGAGACAACACGGCAACAAGGGCTGCTCTGCACCAGGTAGGTGGCAGCGGCAGGTGAAGCCACACTTACCAGGAGCAGCAGGTTCTCCTGCGCCTTCAGAGCCACCCGACCTTTCTAGGGGACAGGGTCAGGACTTCAGGGACATACATCTGAACCCCTGGATCCCCTCCCAGCAGTTCACCCTCCTCGTCCCTGCCCACTCTGTCTTGAGGGCTGGCACCTTGCTCTTGCACAGCCCGATCAGGGCGGTGATGAGGTTGCTTTCCCCAACCACTCCTTCTGGCTCCTCTGTCTCAGCAGGCAGCTGTGAGCTCAAGGCCTGGGCCCCGCACGGACTCATGTCAGGAGCCTTGCTGCGGGAGTGGTCCTTGTCCTGCACACTGGCGGCCTCTCTAGGCAGGGTGGTGGGCTCTTTGGATGACTTCTTCCTACTGACCATCTTTTTGCCCTGCAAAGAAGGTCGGGTGAAGCCATGTCACGGTGCAGACTATTGCCCAGGATGCTCCACTGGGAAGGCAGGATGTGCTGGAGCTGGAGGGGAAGCTGCCTGGGCGCCTGAGGACCTGCTCCACCCTCTGATTCCTCAGAAGGCCTCAGAGGCCTGCCCTGCAATCTGGGCCCTCCCACCCCTCTTCCTCACAGAGGTGCTCACTTCCAGGATGTAGGTGAGCAGGGCTGGGTCCTGTTGGATCTTGGAGCAAAGCACGGTGGTGAACTGTACCTCCTCTTTTTCTGTTTGGGATCCAGGAACTGTCCCACCAAGTCGGAGAAGCTTctagaagggaagaaaattaaaaacagataagAATGGGGtagcagggaagagagaaggcTTGACCCTCAGACCCTCCCTGGTCTCCTGGTCTCACCTGCACAGGCCTGTGGACGTTGAGGTAATGCAGGAGGGGGTGCTGTACCTGGGCCAGAATCTTGCTGAAGAACTGGAACACCTGCTGTCGCATCCCTGGGGGGTACTGAGGGTCAAGGTGCCCGTCAGAAGGAGGAGCCCACCGACTACAGGCAatgctcctcccacccctcaccgGGCCACAGCACCAGCCTCCCATGGTCAGTGCTCAGAGGACACCTTTTCTGGAAGCCTCCTTCCCTCACTATAGGCACACCTCGAACACTTCgcttccagaccaccacaataaagcaaatagtACAATCAATGAATACTGCAATAAAgcaagttaaataaattttttggcTTCCcagtaaatatataaactacattTATGCTATACTGTGGTGTATTAATTATGCAATTGCATTATATCTAAAAGGCAACGTACataaccttaatttaaaaatactgctacagggcacctggatggctcagtgggttaaagcttctgccttcggctcaggtcatgatcccagggttctgggatggagccccacatcgggctctctgtttggcggggagtctgcttctccctctctctctaccggcctctctgtctacttgtgatctctatcaaataaataaataaaatctttaaaaaaaataaactgctaaCCGTCATCTGAGCCTTCAGGGAGTCGCagtctttttgctggtggaggctCTCGCCTCCATGTTGGTGgcgctgactgatcagggtggtcGTTGCTGAAGGTGGGaatggctgtggcaatttcttaaaataagacaacagtgaagttGGCCACATGGATGGACTCTTGCTTTCATGAATGACTTCTCTGTAGCACCCCAAACTGTCTGATACATTTTACTCCCAGTAGAACTTCTTTGCCGGTGCTCTCCAACCTGCGGCCGCTGCTCTATCGACTATGTTCACACAACGCTCTCAATCTTTGGTTTTCCTCTCAACAATCTTCCCAGCGTCCTCCCCAGGAGCAGATTCCACCTCAGGAAACCTCGTTCCCTGCTCATCCACAAGCAGCAGCTCCTCATCTGTTATGTGATCATGAGAGGGCGGCCATTCAGTCCCATCTTCCGGCTCCACTTCCGGTTCTAGTTCTCTCGCCCTTTTCCCCACACTTCCTCCCTGAAGTCGTGAACCCGCCACAGTCATCCGTGAAGGTTGCGATCAAATTCTTCCAAATTCTGGTTCATGctgatattttgacttcttcccaGGAATCataaatgttcttaatggcaccTGGAATGGTGAATCCTTGCCAagaggttttcaatttactttgcccaaATCCATCCGAAGAGTCACTACCCGTGGCAGCCACAGCCTTAcagaaagtatttcttaaatagtaAGACTTGAGAGTCCAGTGATCCTCGATCCACGGGCTGCAGAATGGAGTCTGTGTCGGCAGAAAATGATCATCTCGTTCTACAGCTCCCTCAGAGCTCGTGCCCAACCAGGCACCTTGTCAGGGAGCAGTCGTGTTGGGAAAAGGAGACTTGTTTCTGAGCggtaggtctcaacagtggatttaaaatattcaggaaacCATGTTGTAATCTAAAGTGCTTTCGCTCAGGCTTCATTGTCCCATTTACAGAGCACGGGCAGAGCGGACTTAGCGCGATtcttcaggactctgggatttcCAGAATGGTCAATGAGCACTGGCTTTGACTCCAAGTCACCAGCGGAGTGAGCCCGGAACAAGAGAGTCAGTCTGTCCTTTGAAACTTCGAAGCTGGGCGTTGACTTCCGCCCTCCAGCTGTGAGAGTCCTAGCTGGCGTCTCCCTCCAAGAGAGGCCGTTTCATCCGTCGCTCAGTGTAGCCTCCTTCATCACCTAACCCCGCTGGATCTCCCGGAGAACTTGCAGCAGCGTCTACACCAGCACTGGCGGCTCACCTTGCACTCTGACGTCACAGAGACGGCTTCCTCCCTTACACCCCACAGACCCACTTTCCATAGCTTCTGCCTTttctcctgcctcttccccaccGCTCTCAGCCTTCGAAGAATTGGAGAGCCGGGGCCTTGctcaggatcaggctttggcttaACAAAACGTCGAGGCTGGTGTGCTCGTCTATGCAGACCACTCAGACCTTCTCCACCTCAGCCAtaaggctgttttgctttcttactgTTCATGTGTCCACTGGAAGGCACTTTGAATTTCCTTCAacaacttttcctttgcattctcaACCTGGCTGCTCGTTGTGTGACCCAGCTTTTGGCCTATCTTAGCTTTTGATGTGACTTTCTCACTaatcttaatcatttctagcttttgatttatttatttaattttattttatttttaaagattttatttatttgacagatcacaagtaagcagagagagagagaggggaggaagtaggctccctgctgagcagagagcctgatatgaggcttatcccaggaccctgagatcatgacctgagccaaaggcagaggcttaacccactgagccacccaggcgcccctagcttttgatttaaactGACAGAcgtgtgactcttcctttcacttgaatacTTAGAGGCCACTGTAGGATTATTAGTTGGCCAGATTTCAATATATCAcagtgtctcagggaatagggaggcccaaggagagggagaaaaagggggAATGGCTGGCCAATAGAGCTGTCTTAGAGAGGCATTATTTGTGGTGCTCCCAATTACAACAGCAACATCAAAAATCACTGACCACATATCACTGTAAGAATACaataactaggggcgcctgggtggctcagtgggttgagccactgccttcggctcgggtcatgatcgcagggtcctgggatcgagccccgcgtcgggctctctgctcaaccgggagcctgcttccttctctctctctctgcctgcctctctgcctgcttgtgatctctctctgtcaaataaataaataaaatctttaaaaaacaaaaacaaaaacaaaaaacgcagTGGCCAATgagtagataaaattaaaaaaaaaaaaaaaagaatacaataactaaGTCTGAAGTATTACCAGGAATTACCAacatgtgacacagagacatgaagtgaacaCACACTGTCGGAAAATGGCGCCAACAGACTTGCTCAAAGTAGGGCTGCCCACAAAGTCCAACTTGTAAAAAATGCAGTCCTCGTGAAGCACCATCAAGTGGAGCGCAACTGAGTAAGTTGTGCCCATCTTTGAAACGGGCCTCCCCGACACTGTCAGGTCCCCGTCCCGCTTCATTGCTCTCCATAACCCCGTCATTGTTGAACAGACCACATGCGGGCTCCCCTGATGACCCACCTCTCGCTGACCAGAATTTCTGTGTTTTAACTGCTGCTGTGTCCGCAGCACCGAGGACCCTGCCCGGCCCACAGCTGGTTCTCAGCACATCTTCGCTGAATGAACCCTGACTGAACAATGGGAGTGTGTCCACCACACGATGTGACAGGAACATGGGTGGACGAGCCGGGAATGCAGGGGCTCCCCGGGGTCCTGCCCACCTCAGCCTTGCCCAGTGTGCACAGGGTCTCCAGGATTTTGTGCTGCAGTAGGTACTCCAGACAGGGCCCAGCCTCGCCAGCTGCCGTCTGCTGCCTCTCCTCGTACACCAGGATGTCCAGCATCTGCTTCAGCCGCCAGGGGATATCCGTTTTCTTGGCGGGGGTGTTTTCATCTAATAGGGATTCAGGAAACAAGAGTGAGTGGGGTGAAGAGAGGTTCTCTGGCTTGATGAGGTCAAGGCCCTGAGGACTGTAGGTAGAGAGAGACTGAGGGTACACCTGGATTAAGGCCCGGTTCACAGTGGGCTTCAAACGAAGACCAGAGGAAATGGAAATTTACAGCTGGTGCCtctatatttaaaaagacaaaagacctTTTGGCTGAGGCCCAGGATACAGCCCTCTGGCTAGGAAGGTGTGCATACTCTAGAGAGGGAGACGGCATCATTTTTTCTGCTAACCCTGGGGCGTACATTGCTCTGGGCCTGACTGAGGAGCTGTGGGCTTGGGGGTCTCCGTCCTAGAATGTGAAGTGGTCTCAGAGCAGCTTTCCAAGAGGCAAAGCAGCTTTCCTCCTGTCCTTTTTACACTcaaaggaggcagaaaggagaaactttttctttttttttttacataggagAAGAAAATCTGTGCATGACCACGAGTTCAGAGGCAAACCTGCTCCACTGTGCAAAGGTCTTGATGGAGAAGCAGAGGCTTTCTTGGTGAGAGTCTCAGAGTGCTTTGGGACAAGCCTTGGAGCACCCCCTAGCTTATTTTGAAAGCATTGGCTTTTGAACAACAGCTCACCTCACCCATCCCTGTACCTATGGTGTAGGGAGTGTTCTGGAGATTAATAGAATCAGGTTCCAGTAAAGGCCCAAGGGGACCTGAGTCAGTTCAGGATCTTTTCCTATATCCTGGTAGATTGGGGCTCTCTGTCAAGAGATCTTCAGTCTAAAAGGTACAGACTTCCAATTAAAAAGTAAGTaagtcctgggcgcctgggtggctcagttgattgggtgtCCCAGTactgattttggctctggtcatgatctcagggttgtgagagcgagccctgcatcaagctcttgctgggcgtggagcctgcttaagattctctctctttccctctccctcataCACCCCtgctaaaaaacaaataacaaaacaaaaacaaaaacaaaaaataataaataaataagtcctgagAATGTTATATACACACAGTGATTATAGTTAaagtattgcatatttgaaaattgctaaagagtagatcttaaaagtcgtcatacaagaaaaaaaaatgggtaactAGTtagggtgatggatattaactagacttactgtatTGATCACTTCACAATATATCCATATATTGAATCAATAGGTTGTACCCCCTAGTTACATGATATAATGTTACATCAACtatacctcaaaaaaagaaaaaaagctcttCAGTTTAAAGCCATCGCTCTCCACTGGGGGTGATTCTGCCCCAGGACAATTTGGCCATGTTTGGAAAGACACAGTTATGGCAATGGAGAGGGTGGAAGTCTGAGCTGCTGCTAACCGTTCCACTGTGCACCCCCAGAAGCCCGCCACCACAGAGAATGACCAAGCACAAACGTTAGCTGTGCCAAGATCGCAGAACCTGGTCTAAAAAGGACACTTAGGGGGTCCCTCAGAGTGTCCAAAGACTGCTTTTTAATTTCTCAGGCTGGCTCAGGCTGGAAATCAAGTCTTCAGGAAGGGGGTAGGCTGGAATCAAACCCCAGTGTAAACCAGGATGTAGAAAGCCGGGGATGCAGGGCAGGGT
The DNA window shown above is from Neovison vison isolate M4711 chromosome 11, ASM_NN_V1, whole genome shotgun sequence and carries:
- the FHIP2B gene encoding FHF complex subunit HOOK interacting protein 2B, with amino-acid sequence MLSRLGALLQEAVGAREPSIDLLEAFVEHWKGITHYYIESTDENTPAKKTDIPWRLKQMLDILVYEERQQTAAGEAGPCLEYLLQHKILETLCTLGKAEYPPGMRQQVFQFFSKILAQVQHPLLHYLNVHRPVQKLLRLGGTVPGSQTEKEEVQFTTVLCSKIQQDPALLTYILEGKKMVSRKKSSKEPTTLPREAASVQDKDHSRSKAPDMSPCGAQALSSQLPAETEEPEGVVGESNLITALIGLCKSKKGRVALKAQENLLLLVSVASPAAATYLVQSSPCCRVVSEHLCQLYQSLPPFLDPADIAALEGISWRLPSAPSDEASFPGKEDLAAFLGWFDYCDHLITEAHTVVAEALAKAVAEKFFVEILQPHLLHVSEQSVLTSTALFTAMLRQLRSPVLLREAVAFLLGTDPQPAAPDDGPRTLCAHLIGHCDHLSDEISITTLRLFEELLQKPHEQVIHGLVLCNLEGRHYVARGSPEPESYEDTLDLEEDPYFTDGFLNSSFQPSTKPPPAPATNSDGKTAVTEIVNSFLCLVPEEAKTSAFLEETGYDTYVHDAYGLFQECSSRVAPWGWPLGPTPLDPHEPERPFFEGHFLRMLFDRMSRILEQPYSLNLQVTSVLSRLALFPHPLIHEYLLDPYINLAPGCRSLFSVLVRVIGDLMQRIQRVPQFSGKLLLVRKQLMGQVPGEQLDHQTLLQGVVVLEEFCKELAAIAFVKFPPHGPHLHLSPPREGHV